The DNA window ACCGGCGAGTCCGACCGACCCCCAGTGAAAGTCGGGTTACCCCAGACAGACCTCATCACGGCAATGTGGGCCGCCTTCGGGATCACGACCGCGCTGTACCGGCGAGCGGAAACCGGCGAGGGTGAGTACATCGATCTCGGCATGTTGGATGCGGCGCTTCCGTGGTTGACCAAGCAAGCCGGAAAAGTCTTCGCCGGCGAGTCCCCGGACCGAATGGGGTCGCGTGATCCGGTCCTCGCACCCTACCAGAGCTACGAAACCGAGGACGGATTCATCAACGTCGCGTGTGGCAATCAGCGCCTCTGGCGCGACTTCTGTGCGGCGATAGATCGAGAGGACCTGCTCGAGGATCCATCCTTCGAGACGAACGCCGATCGTGTACGAAACATGGACGACCTCGAGGACGAAATCGAATCGACACTCGGCGGGGCGTCGACCGCCGAGTGGACGGCGATTCTCCAGGATGCCGGAGTGCCCGCGGGGCCAGTACAGTCCGTCGAGGACGCGATGTACAACGAACAATCGGAGGCTCGCGGGAGTATCGATACCGTCGAGGACCGCGACCGAGGGGAAATACCCGTGATCGAGCACCCGCTTAAATTCCAACACGCCGAGAGTGGGTTCGAGTCTCCGCCGCCGACGCTGGGCGAACACACCCGCGAGGTCTTCACTGACATCGGCTACTCCGACGACGAACTCGACGAATTCGAACGACGGGGCGCGTTCGGTGGTGAATCCGAATGACGATTCGATGGACAGCCAAACGAGCCCCGATCGAGCGTTCGGGAACGCGCCGATGATGCTATCGAACAACGGTATCGGTGACGCCTACGCCTCGGAAATCCGGTGGCGGCTCTTCGAACGGCTAACGGATATCGGGAGTCGGATGCCAGCCAGCGATGGCGAACGACGCGGGGCTCAAATTCTCGAGGATCACTTCGACGAGCACGGGTTGACAGACGTGTCCACCACCGAGTTCAGTGTTCCATCGTGGAGCCGAGGAACATCGTCGCTCGTTCTCTCGAATCCCGTCGACAGAACGTTCGCCGGCGAACACGAGGTGCTCGCGCTACCGGGCTCGCCCGCCGAAACGGTTACCGGGGAGATCATCGACGTTGGGGCTGGCCTCCCGGAACACTTCGAATCGAAACCCGTGGACGGCAACATCGCGCTCGTCTCGAGCCAAAACCCGGCCGAATACGGCCGGGCGATCAACCGGATCGAAAAGTACGTGCTGGCCGAAAACGCGGGTGCCACAGGGTTCGTCTACTACAACGACGTCCCCGGGAGCATCGCGCCGACCGGCACCGTCGGATTCGGCCGGAACGGACCGGGGAAGATACCCGCGGTCGGAATCACTCGAGAAGTCAGCCGTCGGATCAAACGATGGCTCGATCGCGGGACGGTTTCGGTTACGCTCTCCGTCGACGCAGATATCGGCCGCGGCACGTCACGCAACGTCGAGGCGGTGCTCGGGCCCGAAGGCGACGAAGAGGTCCTACTCACCAGTCACGTCGATGCCCACGATATCGGAGACGGTGCGCGTGACAACGCCGCCGGATGTGCGCTGGCCGCCGAGGTAGGTCGGTTGCTCGCAACCGTTTCGGAACTCGGCTGTCCCGTGCGTGTCGTCTGCTTCGGAAGCGAAGAGATCGGACTGTACGGGTCGACTCAGTGGGCGAACGACAACGACCTGGATCGAATTAACTGTCAGGTGAACCTCGACGGAATCGGGTTTAGCCGATCGCTGATGGTCACGGGGACGAACCCGGTCGTCGATCCGTTCGTCACCGCCTCCGACGAACTGGGGGTGCCGATTCGAACCGAGACGAAAATGAGTCCGTTCAACGACGCATGGCCGTTCGCCCGCGAAGGGGTTCCGGTAGCTACCTGCCGGTCAGCGCCGAAACAGTCCGACCGAGTCGTTCGGTACGGGCACGAAGAGTGGGGACACACCCACGCCGATACAGCCGACAAATTAGACAAACGGGACCTACGAGACCTCTCGATTCAGATCGCAGAAGGTGTTGCAACCGCCACTCGAGTCGTCGACGGCGAACGACTCACACCGGCCGAAACGGTAACTCACCTCCCTTCCGGAACGGGTCGATACTTCGAACTCTCCAACAGAGAAGACGGGCTCTGACGGAAACGACACGAAAAGAAGGGGAGCATGGATTCTGGGGTACTTGATGGTAACCCCACTGCAACATCGAATTCCTATCACAGTCGGAGTCGATTCTACTCGCCGACGAACTCCGGATCGTCACCCGCGTTGAACGATCTGATTCCTTCCTCGTGGTCGGCGCTCTTGAACGCCTCGTCACGCACTCTCGAGACCCAGTCCTGTTCTAAGTCCGATGGCGTGGTTTTCTCCTCGAGGTTTCTGAAGATCTTCTTCATGTATTTCAACGACAGCGGCGCGTTCCCGGCGATCGTCTCCGCCAGGTCGTACGTCGTCTCCTCGAGTTCGTCTCGGTCTGTCAGATGGTTCAACAGTCCGATCTCGTCCGCCCTGTTCGAGTCGATTGGTTCCCCGGTGAACAGGAGTTCTTTCGCGTAGGGGTAGCCGACGACGTCGATGACTCGCTTGATCGACGTTCCCTTGTAGACTAACCCGATTTTTGCGGGAGTAATTCCGAACGTTGCCCCGCGCACACCGACACGGAGGTCACACGTCGAGATGAGTTCCATCGCACCGCCGTACGTGTCACCGTTTATCATCGCAATCGTCGGGTATTCGTACTCCTCGAGCGTGCTGATCATGCGAGGCCAGAGTTCTTTTTGCTCCTCCGTCTGTTCCGTTCGATCTACCGATAAGTCGAACCCAGCGCTAAATGCATGGTCTCCCTCTCCCGTGAGGACGACGACTGGATAATCGTCTCGCTGGTCCAACCGCTCGAACTGTTCGATCAACTCCTCGAGAATCGTGTATCCGATTGCGTTTCGTTTTCCCGGGTTGCTAATCGTCAACGTACATACGTTACCGTCTATGTCGGCCTTGACAGTGCCGGTCATAGGTGAAGTGTTACACAATGGCACAAAAAGATTGTGATTAGCTACACTGTGTCGCGCCGGACAGTTCGTCGTAACGGGATTAGATTACGCCCTCTTCTTCCAGTTGCGCGAGTTCCTCCTCTGAAAGGTTGAGGCGTTGGCCGAGTACTTCAGCGGTGTGTTCACCCAGGTCAGGTGGTCCGGAACGAATGTCTCGCTCGCCGTTCGAGAAGTGAAGCGGATGGCCGTGGAGGAGAACTTCTCCTAATCGGTCGTCGTCGTACTCGAACACGTAGTCTCGAGCGCGCGCTTGCGGGTGGTCAACGACGTCACTCACCTGATTGAGTGGGCCACACGGAAACCCATACTCGTCCGAGAGGGCGAGCCATTCCTCGGTCGTTTTTTCCTTGACTTTCGGGTTCATGACGTCCATGATTTCGTCGTAGTTGTTTTGACGTGCCTCGGTCGTATCGTACTCCGCTAACTCGGGTGCATCGAGCAATTCGGTAGCGAAGGTTTCCCAACCGACGCCGAGCGTGTTTATCACCACGTGGCCGTCCTGCGTCTCGAACAACTCGTAGGGGACGCTCGTTTGGTGTCGAGTACCCATTGGCTCGGGATCCTCCCCCGTCATTCCGTACATCGTGATGTACTCCTCCATGAACGAGAGGATGGTCCCGAAGAGGTTCGTTTCGACCTTTTGGCCGGTTCCGCCGGTATCTCGTTCGTGCAACGCCGCCAGAATTGCAATAGTGGAGTACAATCCGGCACCGATATCGCCGATTGCCTGACCGACTTTGACCGGATCACCGCCTTCGGGACCGGTGACGCTCATGATCCCCGCTTCGGCTTGCATGACGAGGTCCACCCCCTTTTGATCCTTGTAGGGTCCTTTTTCGCCGTACCCCTTTATCGACGCGTACACGAGGTCGGAGTTAACCTCCGAATCGAGATACTCGTAGCCGAGGCCGAACTCTTCCATGACGCCCAGGCTAAAGTTTTCGACGAGAACGTCCGCATCTGCAATCAGGTCCTCGAGGAGTTCCGTCCCTTCCTCACTCTTCAGATTGATCTCGACGCTCTTCTTGTTCCGATTTCTCGAGATGAAATTCACGCCCATTCCGTCTCGTTCCGGGAAGGAACCGCGAGCAGTGTCACCGACGTTGGGTCGCTCCACCTTGATTACTTCTGCACCCAGTTCGCTCAGGATTTGTGTACACCAGGGCCCGGCCCGTACACGGGTCAGGTCAACTATGGTAATGTCATCTAATACCATACCGCGTAATTCCATCGCAATGACTTTAATGCTATGTTCACCAAAGTGAGTTGTTCATCCGCAGCTATAGAAATAATATATTCCTTCGTAATCTCAATTGTATTTAGCCGAGATTCATTTTCCGACGGTGGAGACGACGGTCGTATCCGCGTTCAAAATTATGGATTGAGAGACGCTCCCGAACACAGCCTTCCCGGTCGGCGATCGTTTTCGTCCGCCGGTCACGATATATCGTGCGTCGCGTTCGTCAGCAAACTCGATTACCCTCGAGCTGGGGTCACCCACCAACCCGAGCGATTCGTGCGGGACGTCAATGTCGACGGTCGCTTCTTCGGCATATTCTGCCGCAAGTTTGGAGATTGTTTCCATGTCAACTGCAGTTCCTGTTTCCTCGGTATGATTTCGCTGAATGTCAGTGAACTCGGACCTTGTCATCACGTGAACCACGTAGAGGTCCTCCTCGAAGGCTGTTGCGAGACTCTCAGCTTCTCTGACGACTGCCTTCGCTTGATCTGAACGGTCAACTGCGGCGACTACGGCCATAGGTACCGTTCCAGTTGGAAGAGCATAAGTGTTAGAAGGGTATTCGAACGGGAAGTTGATTCATATACGATAGCTCACAGAGTGAATTAACCTCGATGGGGTAAATGTTACCGCTGGTTCAGGTTGACGGGAGGCAGCCGATGTGAGGGGAACAGGTGCTAGTATAAATATAGTCAATATCGGATCATAACAGTATTGGAAATTTCCAGAAAGTGTTTATAGTAGCGTTGCATGGTTGAGATTGTCATGCAGCGACGCAAGTTTGTACAACTGGCAGGCGCTGTCTCGCTGGCCGGTCTAGCGGGATGCAGTGGTGGTACTGATGACGGTGATTTCCCCAGTAGCGATCTCAGGATCGTAATCCCGTACTCCGAAGGGGGTGGGAGTGACATGTACGCTCGTCAGATTGGTGGTGTACTCGAAGACGAAACTGGAGAGGCAATAACGCTAGAAAACCACGAGGGGTCGGGTGGAATGATCGGGGTCCAAGAAGTTGTGAACTCGAGCCAGGAAGGACACGATATATTCACACACAATTTGCCCACTATCGCATTGGAACACATGCAACAGGACATCGATATCTTCGATTTAGATGATCTACGTGGGCAAACGATCGCAGTATACGCGACCGACGTGCGAATGACGGTCAAAAACCCTGACCTGGATGTCGAGACCTACGAAGACTTGATAGACATACAGGATGAAATCGACTACGGTACCCCCGGCGGCACGGAAATGGGTATTCTCCAGAAGGCAGACGAACTCCACGGATTCGTACCGAATAACCACGTCACGTACGACGGAGGTGCAGATGCGGCAGCAGCGGTCGCATCCGGCGAACTAGACATTGCTTCAGCCCCCGAAGGGAACTTCGAAGGACCGATCGAATCGGGCGACGTCGAACCGTTTTTCGTGTGGGCCAGTAGTGGTTCTAGCATCTACGAGGACGTGCCGACGATTGCCGATGATGAAATGGGAGGGTTCGAGGAATTCGACTGGCTTAGTGAGACCCAACGTGCCTTCTGGAGCAGTCCCGACGCTTCGGACGAGACACTTGAGTGGTGGGAAGACGCCCTCGAGGACACGATGACGTCCGACGAAATGGAATCGTGGTCCGAGGAAACTGGCTCGCCGATTCAATTTGATGGAAGGGACGACGCGAACCAGGCGTTCGAAGATGCGATCGAAGGGATGGAAGAAGATATCGACATCGACGAGCTGTAACTGCTCCGATATCAGTGAGCCGTAAGTGACTTTCCCCACCTACCATGATTGAAAAAACATACAGTTTAGATGACGTGATTGCAATAGTACTGGTCGTGATAGGGTTACTAGCTTTTCATGAAGCCCGGACGTCGTTTCCGTTTGAAGAAGGCGTGTTCCCGATGATCGCGTCGGCGATTATGGCGGTTTCAGCTGCCATTTGGCTTCTTCGACCATTTCTCCCGAGTTTTCTCCATTCAGCGTTGATCGAGTACGACGAGCCCGCAGAAATCGAGGAACTCGAGGACGATTTAGAGACAGTGACCCACGACGAAGAGACGACGAACGAAGCCGATACAGGCCTCGTCGATGATAGAAATATGATGTATATGCTGATCTCCATAACGATCGGGTACGTCGTCCTCTCGTATCTCATCGGGTTCCTATGGGCGAGTCCGTTCTTCATCGTCGTGTACGGTATGTTGATGGGATTCGACCTCCGGGATCATGCCATCATCATTGCGGTAGCCTTTTTGGTCGTTTTGGGATTTGCCTATTTCACTACCGCGCCAGTCGACGAGGGAGTGTTGTGGGGGGTTAACATATGATCGGAGCGCTTCAAGAAGCGCTCGCGATCATCTTCAGTGGAGACACACTACTGTGGTTGGCAGCGGGATTGTTGCTCGGGATATTCGTCGGGGCTATTCCTGGGGTCGGTACGTCCCTCGGCATGGCCATTTTGCTACCGCTGACCGCACCGCTAGAGAGCCAAGACGCAATTATTTTGCTCGCAGCGATATACCTCGGTGGAAACTACGGGGGAAGTGTTGCAGCAATCTTGATAAACGCACCCGGGACCTCAGCAGCTGCTGCGACGACGCTTGACGGCTATCCGATGTCACGAAAAGGAGAGGCATCGCGCGCGTTAGCCATGTCCGCAATCTCGTCGACCCTCGGCGGCTTTATCGGACTCGGTTTTCTTATCCTCATCTCACCAGTTGTGACGGCACTCGTCCTTCAATTCCGTTCACAAGATTATTTCCTTGTGTCGCTGCTCGGCATATTGATGATAACACTGATCGCTCGAGGACCGCTGATCAAGGGTGTTGCCATCGCCGGCCTCGGATTACTATTGACCACCGTCGGCGTCTCGCCGATAGGGCTCGAACAACGCTACACATTTGGGTCCGTATACTTGTTCGACGGAGTCGATTTCGTTGCGATCCTTATCGGCCTCTTCGCCGTCTCCGAGATGTACAAACTGATGACGGAGTCCGGTGGGATATCAAAAGGGGATGTCGGTGTAAGCAGTGAAATCGCACCGGGTATACGAGATGCCTTGAACCGGCCAAAGACGATATTCAAATCGTCGCTCATCGGCATCGCGGTTGGAGCGATTCCTGGTGCTGGCGCGTCAATTTCGACGTTTATCGCGTACGGAGAGGCCGTCAGAAGCTCGAACGAAGAGTTCGGGAATGGAAATCCAGACGGAGTTGTCTCTGTCGAGTCCTGTAACAACAGTACAGTCGGTGGGTCACTGATTCCAACCTTTTCGTTCGGTATTCCAGGCGGGGCGGCAACAGCCGTCTTGCTCGGTGGGATGTTGATGCACGGACTGGTTCCAGGACCGCAGATGTTCGACGCAGACCTGCACATCACCTACTCGATCTTTACCGCGTTGTTCTTGGGCAACTTCATCATTCTCGCAGTAGGATTGCTAGTGATCACGCGTATCGGAATCGTAACCCAAGTCGACACGATGTACATCATCCCAGTTGTTCTCGTCGTCGCACTGAGCGGGTCGTACCTGCTCCGGATGAACTGGGTCGACGTCCTTACGGTGTTGTTCATGGGGATCATCGGGTACTACCTCCGGGAGAACAACTGGTCGGTTATCGCACTCGTCCTTGGGGCTGTCCTCGGTGATCTTATGGAGTCGAACTTGAATCGTGCACTCCAATTGTCCGACGGGTCGTTCATGATCTTCGTCTCCCGACCGCTGTCTCTCGCTCTTGTTGTCGCCTGCTTCTTGGTCCTCTTTGGAGGACATCTCAAGGAGAGAGCAAAGCGAATTACGGCCAGGTGAAGGCAATCTCGGAGAAATCGTCTCCGTGGTTCGGGTCGGAGTCTAATTAGGATTTTGACGGATTCACTGTAGTTGAGTTCAAACACCGGGAGAGAACGTGCCGACCGTCCGTGATACGATATCGTCGCTGTACAACAGCCGAAAGGGGCCGTCGTCGCGTGATGGGCAATTTTATTACGCCTGCAATCAGACTACGTCCCATGCTACCATCCGACAGTACGTTCAGTTTCGAGTACGCAGACAGCACTGTACACTTTGGGCGAAACTCGGTCGCGAATCTCGAGGAATGTTTAGCAGAACACGGAGCGCAATCGGCCTTGATCGTCTGCGGGTCGAACGTTGGGGCGAACGCCGACTTGATGGGGCCACTTCGAGAGGGATTGGGAAGTCGTCTCGGTGGCGTATTCGATGGAACGACGCCCGACAAATCGATCGAAGACGTGTTTGCTGGTATCGAAGCGATCAGGGAGTCGGATCCGGACGTGTTAGTCGGAGTCGGCGGAGGGAGTAGTCTGGACATCGCTCGTCAGATGAGTGTCCTCGAAGCGGATGGACGGTCACTCGAGGAGATCAAACGAGCGGCACGGGAAGGTGGACTTACTCCACCGGAGCCCGAAAGGCCACCGAAGCCAGTGATCGTGATCCCGACGACGTTTGCCGGTGCGGCCGACTCGTCGGGTGGTTCCATAATCGTCCTGTCGGCCGATGAATCACCGACAGCGCAGCCGGTTCGAATCGGTGGGTCGCTTCGGCCAATCGCGATGTTCTACGATCCCGCCCTGTTCGAAACGACTCCGACGAGCGTCCTCGCTGGCTCGGCGATGAATGGGTTCAACAAAGGCCTCGAGACGATTTATTCGTCCGCTTCGAACCCGATCACCGACGCTACCGCAGTTCACGGCCTTCGATTGCTGCAGGATGGCTTTACTCGCCTCTCGAGTGATCGACCAGACGGAATGGACGAATCCGTGGTCGGAACGATACTGGTCCAGTTCGAACGGAACACGAACGTTATCCACGCGTTCGGCCACGGGTTTTCCCGTCGGTATCCCGTACAACAGGGGAAGATTCACGCGATCGTCGCACCGCACGTGCTCGAATACCTATTCGACGAGGCCGATGCGAGACGAAACGTCTTGGCGGAGGGGTTGAACGTCGATACCGCTCGCGCGTCCGACCCGGCGATCGGTGAAGCGATCGTCACCGAAGTGCGGAAGGTGCGAAACGGATTCGAGTTACCGACGCGACTGCGCGACCTCGAGCCCGTCAGGGAAGAAGATATTCCGAAGATTGCCGAGTTCATCGTCTCCGACACCGCGATGGCCAGAGCCCCCGAATCCGTTCCGATGGGGGAAGGCGAGGTCGAGGAAATCATTCGAAGCGCTTGGTAAGGCGGCCCGCAGATTTGGGTCTCCTCGACCCAAAGGTATTACGAGCTGGAATGCGTTCTTTGGTATCATGTGGCAAAAGAAGATCGAAAGCGCCGGGTTTAGATCGATATCTGCGTTTCGAAACGTGAAGAAGCCCTTAGAACCGAACATCGACCAGGACGAAGAGGTGTTGATACTGACGGACACTGAACACGATCCCGCGGTGTGGAAACTGATTGCAGCGGCGGTTCGAGATCTGGGTGCGCACCCAATCATTTCCATGTTCGAGGCACGGGAGATGGATTACTACGACCCCCCATCTAGCGTCGGTCAGCAGATGAAAGACGTCGACATGGTCATAACGTGTACGACGACGGCAATGCTACACAGTCCGGCAGGCGAAGCTGCAATGGAGTCCGGCGTCCCGATTATCGCCATGGACGGTGGGCTAACGATCGATATGTTGACGAACGGTGCAGCGACCGCCGATTACAACGAAGTCGAACGCTTGGAGTACGAAATTGGAAAGCGAGTGTTCGAAGGAGGGAGCGAAGCACACCTTACCAGCGAACACGGAACCGACCTCACGCTCAGCGTGGAGGATCGGGTGTTTCTCTATCGAGAGCCAGATCCCGACGACCAGCCGCTAGAATTATACGAGAAACGCCCCGGGTTCCACGCCGTCGTCTTCCCACGCGGCGAGTTCAACGTCCCGCCGAATCCGAGTACCGCGGACGGAACGATCGTTTTCGATACGACGATGCACCACCTGGGTCGACTCGAGGAACCGATCGAACTCACGATCGAGTCTGGAACGATCACGGACATTGAC is part of the Natronorubrum sediminis genome and encodes:
- a CDS encoding tripartite tricarboxylate transporter TctB family protein, with product MIEKTYSLDDVIAIVLVVIGLLAFHEARTSFPFEEGVFPMIASAIMAVSAAIWLLRPFLPSFLHSALIEYDEPAEIEELEDDLETVTHDEETTNEADTGLVDDRNMMYMLISITIGYVVLSYLIGFLWASPFFIVVYGMLMGFDLRDHAIIIAVAFLVVLGFAYFTTAPVDEGVLWGVNI
- a CDS encoding universal stress protein — protein: MAVVAAVDRSDQAKAVVREAESLATAFEEDLYVVHVMTRSEFTDIQRNHTEETGTAVDMETISKLAAEYAEEATVDIDVPHESLGLVGDPSSRVIEFADERDARYIVTGGRKRSPTGKAVFGSVSQSIILNADTTVVSTVGK
- a CDS encoding iron-containing alcohol dehydrogenase family protein, with product MLPSDSTFSFEYADSTVHFGRNSVANLEECLAEHGAQSALIVCGSNVGANADLMGPLREGLGSRLGGVFDGTTPDKSIEDVFAGIEAIRESDPDVLVGVGGGSSLDIARQMSVLEADGRSLEEIKRAAREGGLTPPEPERPPKPVIVIPTTFAGAADSSGGSIIVLSADESPTAQPVRIGGSLRPIAMFYDPALFETTPTSVLAGSAMNGFNKGLETIYSSASNPITDATAVHGLRLLQDGFTRLSSDRPDGMDESVVGTILVQFERNTNVIHAFGHGFSRRYPVQQGKIHAIVAPHVLEYLFDEADARRNVLAEGLNVDTARASDPAIGEAIVTEVRKVRNGFELPTRLRDLEPVREEDIPKIAEFIVSDTAMARAPESVPMGEGEVEEIIRSAW
- a CDS encoding M28 family peptidase, with product MDSQTSPDRAFGNAPMMLSNNGIGDAYASEIRWRLFERLTDIGSRMPASDGERRGAQILEDHFDEHGLTDVSTTEFSVPSWSRGTSSLVLSNPVDRTFAGEHEVLALPGSPAETVTGEIIDVGAGLPEHFESKPVDGNIALVSSQNPAEYGRAINRIEKYVLAENAGATGFVYYNDVPGSIAPTGTVGFGRNGPGKIPAVGITREVSRRIKRWLDRGTVSVTLSVDADIGRGTSRNVEAVLGPEGDEEVLLTSHVDAHDIGDGARDNAAGCALAAEVGRLLATVSELGCPVRVVCFGSEEIGLYGSTQWANDNDLDRINCQVNLDGIGFSRSLMVTGTNPVVDPFVTASDELGVPIRTETKMSPFNDAWPFAREGVPVATCRSAPKQSDRVVRYGHEEWGHTHADTADKLDKRDLRDLSIQIAEGVATATRVVDGERLTPAETVTHLPSGTGRYFELSNREDGL
- a CDS encoding enoyl-CoA hydratase/isomerase family protein — translated: MTGTVKADIDGNVCTLTISNPGKRNAIGYTILEELIEQFERLDQRDDYPVVVLTGEGDHAFSAGFDLSVDRTEQTEEQKELWPRMISTLEEYEYPTIAMINGDTYGGAMELISTCDLRVGVRGATFGITPAKIGLVYKGTSIKRVIDVVGYPYAKELLFTGEPIDSNRADEIGLLNHLTDRDELEETTYDLAETIAGNAPLSLKYMKKIFRNLEEKTTPSDLEQDWVSRVRDEAFKSADHEEGIRSFNAGDDPEFVGE
- a CDS encoding tripartite tricarboxylate transporter permease, coding for MIGALQEALAIIFSGDTLLWLAAGLLLGIFVGAIPGVGTSLGMAILLPLTAPLESQDAIILLAAIYLGGNYGGSVAAILINAPGTSAAAATTLDGYPMSRKGEASRALAMSAISSTLGGFIGLGFLILISPVVTALVLQFRSQDYFLVSLLGILMITLIARGPLIKGVAIAGLGLLLTTVGVSPIGLEQRYTFGSVYLFDGVDFVAILIGLFAVSEMYKLMTESGGISKGDVGVSSEIAPGIRDALNRPKTIFKSSLIGIAVGAIPGAGASISTFIAYGEAVRSSNEEFGNGNPDGVVSVESCNNSTVGGSLIPTFSFGIPGGAATAVLLGGMLMHGLVPGPQMFDADLHITYSIFTALFLGNFIILAVGLLVITRIGIVTQVDTMYIIPVVLVVALSGSYLLRMNWVDVLTVLFMGIIGYYLRENNWSVIALVLGAVLGDLMESNLNRALQLSDGSFMIFVSRPLSLALVVACFLVLFGGHLKERAKRITAR
- a CDS encoding CoA transferase: MELRGMVLDDITIVDLTRVRAGPWCTQILSELGAEVIKVERPNVGDTARGSFPERDGMGVNFISRNRNKKSVEINLKSEEGTELLEDLIADADVLVENFSLGVMEEFGLGYEYLDSEVNSDLVYASIKGYGEKGPYKDQKGVDLVMQAEAGIMSVTGPEGGDPVKVGQAIGDIGAGLYSTIAILAALHERDTGGTGQKVETNLFGTILSFMEEYITMYGMTGEDPEPMGTRHQTSVPYELFETQDGHVVINTLGVGWETFATELLDAPELAEYDTTEARQNNYDEIMDVMNPKVKEKTTEEWLALSDEYGFPCGPLNQVSDVVDHPQARARDYVFEYDDDRLGEVLLHGHPLHFSNGERDIRSGPPDLGEHTAEVLGQRLNLSEEELAQLEEEGVI
- a CDS encoding CaiB/BaiF CoA transferase family protein; the protein is MSKKILDGVTVLDLTTFVTGGFCSLMLANQGANVIKIERPEAGDDIRHSGPPFVGDESPYFWTVNYDKKSVELDLQSEAGREALYDLAAEADVFIQNFRPGTAQRLGVDGETIRERNDELIYCAISAFGQTGPWRKRPGYDLLVQGLSGIMDVTGESDRPPVKVGLPQTDLITAMWAAFGITTALYRRAETGEGEYIDLGMLDAALPWLTKQAGKVFAGESPDRMGSRDPVLAPYQSYETEDGFINVACGNQRLWRDFCAAIDREDLLEDPSFETNADRVRNMDDLEDEIESTLGGASTAEWTAILQDAGVPAGPVQSVEDAMYNEQSEARGSIDTVEDRDRGEIPVIEHPLKFQHAESGFESPPPTLGEHTREVFTDIGYSDDELDEFERRGAFGGESE
- a CDS encoding aminopeptidase, with translation MWQKKIESAGFRSISAFRNVKKPLEPNIDQDEEVLILTDTEHDPAVWKLIAAAVRDLGAHPIISMFEAREMDYYDPPSSVGQQMKDVDMVITCTTTAMLHSPAGEAAMESGVPIIAMDGGLTIDMLTNGAATADYNEVERLEYEIGKRVFEGGSEAHLTSEHGTDLTLSVEDRVFLYREPDPDDQPLELYEKRPGFHAVVFPRGEFNVPPNPSTADGTIVFDTTMHHLGRLEEPIELTIESGTITDIDGGYQARELERVLAEYGDEDAYRMPTEFSVGANPDARVTGCQREDKNMLGCIHIGLGTNADVGGEVHSKLHMDGVIARPTLKIDGDVMIDEGEITVLD
- a CDS encoding Bug family tripartite tricarboxylate transporter substrate binding protein, with translation MVEIVMQRRKFVQLAGAVSLAGLAGCSGGTDDGDFPSSDLRIVIPYSEGGGSDMYARQIGGVLEDETGEAITLENHEGSGGMIGVQEVVNSSQEGHDIFTHNLPTIALEHMQQDIDIFDLDDLRGQTIAVYATDVRMTVKNPDLDVETYEDLIDIQDEIDYGTPGGTEMGILQKADELHGFVPNNHVTYDGGADAAAAVASGELDIASAPEGNFEGPIESGDVEPFFVWASSGSSIYEDVPTIADDEMGGFEEFDWLSETQRAFWSSPDASDETLEWWEDALEDTMTSDEMESWSEETGSPIQFDGRDDANQAFEDAIEGMEEDIDIDEL